One part of the Scatophagus argus isolate fScaArg1 chromosome 12, fScaArg1.pri, whole genome shotgun sequence genome encodes these proteins:
- the dusp1 gene encoding dual specificity protein phosphatase 1 — MYLDLVFLSRRPTMVIMEVPTIDCASLRGLLEDDVQGCLVLDCRSFLSFNSSHISGSTNVRFSTIVRRRARGGLGLEHIVPNEDTRNRLLSGEYQSVVLLDDRSLDLSQAKKDGTLMLAVTALCRVPCGAGVFILKGGFDTFSTEYPEMCTKPSPPQGLSLPLSSSRPESADPSCSPCNTPLYDQGGPVEILPFLYLGSAYHASRKDMLDMLGITALINVSANCPNHFEDSFLYKSIPVEDNHKADISSWFNEANEFIDSVRNTGGRVFVHCQAGISRSATICLAYLMRTNRVKLDEAFEFVKQRRSIISPNFSFMGQLLQFESQVLASSTCSSEAGSPAIGNSSTVFNFPVSIPVHASAGQLSFLHSPITTSPSC; from the exons ATTTGGATTTAGTATTTCTGTCGCGCCGTCCTACTATGGTCATAATGGAGGTTCCCACCATCGACTGCGCGTCTCTCCGTGGTTTGTTGGAGGACGACGTCCAGGGCTGCCTCGTGCTGGACTGCCGCTCCTTCCTGTCGTTCAACTCGTCCCACATATCGGGCTCCACCAACGTGCGCTTCAGCACCATAGTGCGCAGAAGAGCCAGGGGTGGTCTAGGACTTGAGCACATCGTCCCCAACGAGGACACCAGGAACCGGCTCCTGTCCGGGGAGTACCAGTCTGTGGTGCTCCTTGACGACCGCAGTTTGGACTTGAGCCAGGCGAAGAAAGATGGGACGTTGATGCTTGCTGTTACGGCCCTTTGTCGCGTCCCCTGTGGAGCTGGGGTTTTTATTCTCAAAG GTGGTTTTGACACGTTTTCCACAGAGTATCCAGAAATGTGTACTAAACCCTCACCTCCACAGGGGCTCAGTTTGCCCCTGAGCTCCAGCCGTCCTGAGAGCGCAGACCCAAGCTGTAGTCCATGCAATACTCCTTTATATGACCAG ggGGGTCCTGTGGAGATCTTGCCTTTCCTGTACCTTGGCAGTGCTTATCATGCCTCAAGAAAAGACATGCTGGACATGCTAGGGATCACTGCTCTAATCAATGTGTCTGCCAACTGCCCCAACCACTTTGAAGACTCCTTCCTCTACAAGAGCATCCCTGTTGAGGACAACCACAAAGCCGATATCAGCTCCTGGTTCAACGAGGCAAATGAATTTATTG ACTCGGTGAGGAACACAGGAGGCCGAGTGTTTGTGCACTGTCAAGCAGGAATCTCCCGCTCCGCCACCATTTGCCTTGCCTACCTCATGCGGACCAACCGAGTGAAGCTGGACGAAGCCTTTGAGTTTGTCAAGCAGCGCCGCAGCATCATTTCCCCCAACTTCAGCTTCATGGGACAGCTCCTCCAGTTTGAGTCCCAGGTCCTGGCTTCGTCTACATGCTCCTCAGAGGCAGGCAGTCCAGCCAttggcaacagcagcacagtcttCAATTTCCCCGTCTCCATCCCTGTACACGCCTCAGCTGGTCAGCTCTCATTCCTCCACAGTCCCATCACCACCTCTCCCAGCTGCTGA